The genomic interval CAGATGAAGATGAAAAAATTAGGTTTAATACTATTAATTATTGCTATGATGGTGACATTTATAGGCTGTGATAGGAGACAAGTTGAGAATGAAACCCCTCCGGTGGAGACGGAAAATGTCGATAACGATAACGATGTGGTGGACCCTACACCCCAGGAGGAAAATGTAGAAGTGACCCTATACTATGTCAATCAAGAATATGTTATGACAGGGGATGAAAGTTTAGAATCCATTGTACCAGTTATAAAAGAAGTAACTGTAGGGGAAAAGTCCCTAGAAGCTATTATTTTAGCGGAGCTACAAAAACAACCAGAGGATGAAAATTTGACTACAACCTTAGAAAATATCAAGGTTTTAAGTGTTGATATAGCGGAGGAAATAGCCTATGTAAATCTGGCAGGAGACAAATTAAGTGGTGGTAGTCTTCAAGAAGCTTTATTACTGAATCAAATCCTATACTCCTTGACGGAGATAGAAGGGGTGGAGGCAGTACAAATTTTAGTGGATGGCAGTAAAAGAGAGACGTTGATGGGTCATATAACCATCGAAGAACCTTTAACAAGAAACGATAATTAAAATAAATAAGGGGAGAAATTTTTCTCCCCTTAACTTGATTCATCCTCCAGCATCAGTCGATGGTACTGTACGATCAATTCATCTATTTCTATATTTAACGCAAAAATTTTATCGTAATCTTCGTTTTCTTCTAAATAACGTCTTAATTTATTTTTTTGGTTAGCGATCTCTATACTTAACTCTTCTAATTTCCCCATAATTCAATCCCCTTTCTAAACAACTAGATAACTAGAAGATGCTATTTTTATTTTTACATAAATCATATAAAATATTATAATGCAAAAGGTTAAAAAACCTATATTGCAAAATATACTTGTACAAATTATACCACAACTTCCAATGGCCAAACATTAAATTTACGTTACAAAGG from Natronincola ferrireducens carries:
- a CDS encoding GerMN domain-containing protein; its protein translation is MKMKKLGLILLIIAMMVTFIGCDRRQVENETPPVETENVDNDNDVVDPTPQEENVEVTLYYVNQEYVMTGDESLESIVPVIKEVTVGEKSLEAIILAELQKQPEDENLTTTLENIKVLSVDIAEEIAYVNLAGDKLSGGSLQEALLLNQILYSLTEIEGVEAVQILVDGSKRETLMGHITIEEPLTRNDN